In Candidatus Melainabacteria bacterium, the genomic stretch CGAACCGCTGCCCGGTAAGTTCCCGTTCTTGATTTGAACTAATGTTGCACTTCTCCGTTGTCAAAGTTCGATCTTATTTGAAAAGCTTCGAAAAGCTCGCTAGATTGTGTATCTGACCTCGCCTCGAAGGATTTGAAGTGGCACCAAAGACCGAAATTACTACAGTTTTTTGTGATGTAGGCGGCGTTTTACTGACAGATGGCTGGGGCCATGAATCCCGAAAGCTGGCTGCCAGGCACTTCAATTTTGATTATGAAGAGTTCGAAAAGCGACATCAGCCTCTCGCTGAAGACCTCGACTGCGGTTTTATCAATGTCCTGGATTATTTGAATCAGACTCTCTTTTATCGTCCTCGCGCCTTCAATCAATCGGAATTTATGGAATTCATGAGAGCGCAGTCCGAGCCATTCTCTGACCGCATCGAAGTGATCGCGGAAATCGCCTCGTCGAAGAAATTCTTGATGGCGACCATCAACAATGAGTCCCTGGAACTGAATTCTTACCGCATAGGTAAGTTCGAGCTATACAAATACTTCTCGCTTTTCTTTTCGTCCTGCTATATGCGTTCGAGCAAGCCGAAGGCGCCAATTTTCGACAATGCTCTTTGTATTACCCAGAAGTCCGCTCGGGAGTGCGTGTTCATCGACGATCGCGAGACCAATCTCGTCGTTCCAAAGCAGTTAGGAATGCGCACCATACTTTGCAAGGAAGCAGGTCAGTTGCGCAAAGAATTGATGGATCTCGGTGTATTCACGCAACGCCCACCACATCTGGTTTAGTTCGAGCTATTGCTTTAGTTCACTGAGGTTTTACTTGTCTCCGTCGCCAGGCGTTGAATCTGTTCTTCGTGGCGCTGAGCGAGTGAATTCGCTACGAATACCATGACCGTGCAGGTCGCAAGCAACGCTGCCACCAGTCCGTAAGCGACAAAAATACTGGAGCGGTCAGCAATGAATCCCAGTACCAGAGGCGCCACTAAAATCGACGAACCCGTGCCCAGTGACATGCGCGACGTGGCACTGGCGGCTCTGTCTGAGGCTACGGCAATTGCTGCCGAAAGAGTCATTGGATAGAAATTTGCGATGCCCAGTCCGGTGATAAACAGGCCAATCACACTGAGAATGGCGTTGTTGCCCAGCCAGTAGAGAGCAAATCCACTTAAGGCTGTGACAGCCGCTATCGGTAAGAGTGTGTGAATATCGAAATTGCGGGTCAGTCGACTGCCGCAGATTCTACCCAGCAACATCGCGGCCATAAACACTGATACGCAGGCTGAAGCATCGATTCTGGGCAGTTTTACCACCTTCTCCAGAAAATCGGCACTCCAGAAAATCAGCGACCATTCGCATCCTACGTTTAACAAAATGACGATCCAGTATGCCCAGTAAGCCTGAGGTAAGGCTGCTGCCGCTTTTGACTTTGTTTTTGGTTCCGAGCCCGGTACTTGTCTTTTTCTGAAAGTCAGGAACAAGATGCTCAGCGTCAGGAGCGGAACCGCTAACGCGAGGCGCCAATTTATGCCGTACCGCATTGACGTGCTGACGGCTAACGGCGCGAGAAAGCAACTGATGCTGCCAATAATATTGGCTTCAGTGATGGCGATTGCTCTTTGTGAGCCGAATCTGTCAGAGAGAATGGTATTGATCGTTTGACCCATCGTGCTGCCCGAGAATCCACCCAGCAGCGCACCGAATATGGTGAATATGGGATTTCTGCTCACAATAATCAAAAGAATACCAAGGCAGATTCCCGCACTGCCTGACCAGATTACCTTTTGGCGGCCGAATCTTTGCATGCTCTTGTCGCCGCTCAACCCGGCTAGAAGCACACCGATCGCCCAGGCGCTGAAGTGCAGCGCCCCGACCGTATAAGTCAGATGCAATTCTGAGCGTAAAAATGGCATAAATGGACCGAAACACGAAATCGTGTAGGTCGAGCTGCCAATCAACAAATAACCCAGCCAGGTGAAACCGTCCCTGACGAAGTTTTGTGTCGTGTCTTGATTTGGCACTTTATCGGGCAACCTTAGTGAACCCTATTCAACTCCTTTTCTTTGTATTCAGCAAGTGCCTGCTAAGACAAGTGAACCATTACATGGAATACTTGTAGGAAGATCCTTTTCGATTTTAGCCAGTGGAAGACTCTAATCAAATCAGTAGTGACGGACCCTCTTTCGGTCAGCTCTCCAATACGTATCGTTTCTTCGGAAAGATTGGTGCCGGAGGTATGGGCGCTATTTACAAAGCGCACCATACGATGCTCAAGAAAGATGTAGCAATCAAGATTCTGCATCAGGTTAATGAGTTTACGGTGCAGCGATTCCAGCGTGAGGCGCAAGCTGCTTACAACTTGCATCACGAAAATGTAGTCGCTGTGCATGAGTTCGGTGTCACAGAAGATGGGCAGCCGTACATGGTGATGGAATTTATCGAAGGCAAAACGCTCTCTGCCGTCATCGATGAGCGTGGTGCCTTACCACTCGATCTGTGCGTCAAGATATTCAAGCAGGTTTGCAGCGGCGTTGCGCATGCGCACTCCAGGGGAGTCTTGCATCGAGATTTGAAGCCCAGCAACATCATGTTGACTGAGCCTGACAGCTGGAATCCGCAGGTGCGAATTGTTGATTTCGGCATAGCAAAAGTTCTTGATTTGCCTGAAGACGATACCAGTACAGGAAAGCTGACGCGCACAGGTGATTTCGTTGGCAGCCCCCTCTACATGAGCCCAGAGCAATGCCTGGGGAAGAACATTGATTTGCGTTCAGATATCTATTCGATCGGTTGCATCATGTACGAGGCTCTGACGGGGAATTCTCCTTTTGCGGGCGGGACATCGATGGAAATTATGCTTCGCCAGATGAGCGATAAGGCTCCCACGCTCAGAGAAGGAGCTAATGGAATCACTTACCCGGCCTGGATAGAGAGGCTGGTAGCTCGTGCTCTGGCCAAGGATCCTGATCAGCGTTTCCAGAGTATCGAAGAGGTAAGAAAAGCTCTGGACGAGCGTCTGGTCGCAGAAGTAAGGACAAATAGGCGTGATGGTGGCTCGGCTTTCAGCGTTAATAAGGTGGTCATCGCCAGTGCCGCT encodes the following:
- a CDS encoding HAD family phosphatase — translated: MAPKTEITTVFCDVGGVLLTDGWGHESRKLAARHFNFDYEEFEKRHQPLAEDLDCGFINVLDYLNQTLFYRPRAFNQSEFMEFMRAQSEPFSDRIEVIAEIASSKKFLMATINNESLELNSYRIGKFELYKYFSLFFSSCYMRSSKPKAPIFDNALCITQKSARECVFIDDRETNLVVPKQLGMRTILCKEAGQLRKELMDLGVFTQRPPHLV
- a CDS encoding MFS transporter, whose amino-acid sequence is MPNQDTTQNFVRDGFTWLGYLLIGSSTYTISCFGPFMPFLRSELHLTYTVGALHFSAWAIGVLLAGLSGDKSMQRFGRQKVIWSGSAGICLGILLIIVSRNPIFTIFGALLGGFSGSTMGQTINTILSDRFGSQRAIAITEANIIGSISCFLAPLAVSTSMRYGINWRLALAVPLLTLSILFLTFRKRQVPGSEPKTKSKAAAALPQAYWAYWIVILLNVGCEWSLIFWSADFLEKVVKLPRIDASACVSVFMAAMLLGRICGSRLTRNFDIHTLLPIAAVTALSGFALYWLGNNAILSVIGLFITGLGIANFYPMTLSAAIAVASDRAASATSRMSLGTGSSILVAPLVLGFIADRSSIFVAYGLVAALLATCTVMVFVANSLAQRHEEQIQRLATETSKTSVN